TATTTGCTGAAGGCATCCACCCCAACATGTTGAGAGCTGCGGTAGAAGCAAAAGCCGAAGGCATCTGCCACCCGATTCTGTTGGGCAACGAAGAACGCATCGAGAAACTTGCCAAAGAACTGGATTTAAGCTTGGAAGGCATCGAAATCGTCAACTTGCGTCATGACCGTGAAGCAGAACGCCGCGAACGCTATGCACGCATCTTGAGCGAGAAACGTGCCCGTGAAGGAGCAAATTATCAAGAAGCAAACGACAAGATGTTCGAACGCAACTACTTCGGCATGATGATGGTAGAGACAGGAGAAGCCGATGCTTTCGTAACCGGTCTGTACACCAAGTATTCCAACACCATCAAAGTTGCCAAAGAAGTCATCGGCATCCAGCCCGAATACAAACATTTCGGCACCATGCACATCCTGAACTCGAAGAAAGGCACTTACTTCATAGCCGACACCTTAATCAACCGCCATCCCGATACCGATGCGTTGATTGACATCGCCAAACTGTCAGTAAAGGCAGTCCGTTTCTTCAATCAGGAACCGGTAGTAGCGATGCTTTCTTATTCAAACTTCGGTTCGGACCAGGAAGGAAGCCCGGCAAAAGTACACGAAGCCATCAATTACATGCACCGCGAATTCCCCGATTTGGCAATCGACGGCGAAATGCAAGTCAAGTTCGCATTGAACAACGAATTGCGTGATGAAAAATATCCGTTCACCCGCTTGAAGGGCAAGGAAGTCAATACCCTGGTATTCCCCAACCTGACTTCTGCCAACGCCACCTATCAACTCATCCAGAACATGAGTGAAACAGAAGTGATAGGCCCGATTCAGATGGGACTGAACAAACCGATTCACTTTACCGACATCGAAAGTTCGGTGCGCGATATCGTCAACATCACCGCCATCGCCTGCATCGATGCCATCGTGGAAAAGAAGTTGCATAACCAAGAATAAATTTATGCCTCTGTCTTGAAACGCAGATTTACACAGATTTTCGCAGATTATACTTTAAGCGGCATTGAAATGTGCATATTGTAGATTGCCATCACCGTAGAGATGTATCATGCATTTTGATGAACATAAGTGACTCGACCGTTTCACATAAGTAACTCGGACGTTTCACATAAGTGAGTCGACCATGTCACTTATGTTCGTCAACGCGAGAATCTGCGCGAATCTGCGTTTCTTCTATCACCATACACCTTTTTTATACTCTGACCTTTATGCGAAAACCACTCACTCCTTCACAATGTGTCGTGTTAGCCTTGGCTTGGGCAGCACTTTGCTTCATTGTCCTTACTTCCAGCCCGCAAATTGACGGCATGCTTATCATGACGATACTCATTTCAGGCGCTCTGGTATTCATTCCAATTGTCAAAGCGTTAAAAAAGAAGTGACAGAAGTAGTCATTTCTACACAAAAACGAAACAAAAACAACTTTTTGATGTTTTTCCATTGATTTTCTTACTAAATTGTTGCACAAATAAAAAATAATCTATACTTTTGCCACATCAAACAACGAGAAGAATATTTAATAACCAATAACAAGATTAGAAGAATGAATGCAGCTAAAGTATTGGAAGATCTGAAAAGAAGATTTCCGAATGAACCTGAGTACCATCAGGCAGTAGAAGAAGTGTTAGGTACAATCGAAGAAGAATACAACAAGCATCCTGAATTCGACAAAGTGAATCTGATTGAACGCTTGTGTATTCCAGACCGTGTATACCAGTTCCGTGTAACGTGGATGGACGATAAAGGCAACATCCAAACCAATATGGGATACCGTGTACAGCATAACAACGCCATTGGCCCGTACAAAGGCGGTATCCGTTTCCACAGTTCCGTAAACCTCGGTATCCTGAAGTTCCTGGCTTTCGAACAAACATTCAAGAACTCATTGACTACACTCCCGATGGGTGGAGGCAAAGGTGGTTCAGACTTCTCTCCACGTGGCAAATCAAACGCTGAGGTAATGCGTTTCTGCCAGGCTTTCATGCTGGAATTGTGGCGTCACATTGGTCCTGAAACCGATGTACCTGCCGGTGACATCGGTGTAGGCGGACGTGAAGTAGGCTACATGTTCGGTATGTACAAGAAACTGACCCGTGAATTCAGCGGTGTGCTTACCGGTAAAGGACGCGAATTCGGCGGTTCATTGATTCGCCCCGAAGCAACAGGTTACGGAAATATCTACTTCCTGCTCGAAATGCTGAAGACCCGCAACATCGACATCAAAGGCAAGACCTGTCTGGTATCAGGTGCAGGAAACGTAGCACAATATACAGTAGAAAAACTGATTCAGCTGGGTGCGAAAGTAGTTACGATGTCCGACTCAGACGGTTATATCTACGATCCGGACGGAATCGACCGCGAAAAACTGGATTACATCATGGAACTGAAGAACCTGTACCGTGGACGTATCCGCGAATATGCAGAGAAATACGGCTGCAAATACGTAGCCGGAGCACGTCCTTGGAACGAGAAAGGCGACATTGCCCTGCCTTCTGCCACACAGAATGAAATCAACGGCGATGATGCCAAAGCTTTGGTTGCCAACGGTGTATTCGCTGTATCCGAAGGTGCCAACATGCCTTCTACCCCCGAAGCAATCCGTGTATTCCAGGAAGCGAAGATTCTCTATGCACCGGGTAAGGCTGCCAATGCCGGTGGTGTATCTGTATCAGGTCTGGAAATGACTCAGAACTCCATCAAGCTGAGCTGGAGCCAGGAAGAAGTGGACGAAAAGCTGAAGAGCATCATGAAGAACATCCACGAAGCTTGCGTGAAATACGGAACAGAACCCGACGGTTACATCAACTACGTAAAGGGTGCCAACGTAGCCGGATTCATGAAAGTGGCAAATGCCATGATGGCTCAAGGCATCGTATAATTTATACAGGTGCGACAAATTTCAATCCGGCTTCCGTCACAGGAAGCCGGATTTTTTTTACGCTTACCCTTCCCCGCCATTCCTATTTTAACACTCACTTTATCAATAGTTACACTTATTTCATTATCTTTGCCGAGTTATTACGCTAAAGCCGATAATGTTATGAATATCCGAAAAATCTTTGCAGGGTTCCTTCTTACCCTGGCGGTGTCTTCGTGCATTCAAGACGAAGCCCTGAACGTAGAAGCAGCCATCGATGACTGCACAGGCGAAAACATCCAACTGGCAAGCATAGATGCCACCCACAAAGAAATAGAAATTTATGTACTCGACGGCACAGATGTATCACAGCAAGAACTGAACTTCACGCTTGCCGACGGCGCAACCATTCAAGCCGATGAAACAGAAGCAGGCGACCAGCCTCCGTATTACGATTTCAGCCAACGCACATTGCGCAGGTTCACCGTGACATCGGAAGACGGAAACACAACCGCCACGTATGTAGTCCGCATCAACAAAATGGAACTTCCCACTCATTATTCGTTCGAAAACCTGCGCGCCACTACGCCCTATCATATTTTCTATCTCACCAATGAGTCGGGCATCATGCAGTGGGCAAGCGGAAACCCAGGCTACGAACTGAGCGGCATGGCACTCGATGAGACTCAATACCCTACCGTACAGGGACCAATAGGCTACAGCGGCAAATGCGTGCGTCTTACTACCAGTGATACCGGTTCTTTCGGAGAGCCTATCGGCATGCCTATTGCGGCAGGCAATCTGTTTATAGGATCGTTTGATGTGCAAAATGCCGTTATAGACCCGCTCGGAGCCACCCGTTTCGGATTTCCTTTCACCAAACTGCCCGTACGCATTACCGGCTGGTACAAATATAAACGGGGAGAAGTGTTTACCGATGAAGACAAACAGGTGGTAGAAGGAGAAACCGACATGGGCGACATCTATGCCCTACTCTACGAAGCACCGACCAGCGACTATACCTTGGAAGGCGACGCGCTTCCCCTGACAGGAGCCATTAACGAGAACATAGCACTGATGGCACGCATTTCCGACATGAAAGAAACCGATGAATGGACCTACTTTGACTTGCCATTCGAGGCACAAAACGGCAAGACGATAGACGAAGAAGGACTGGCTGACGGCAAATACAAACTGGCTATCGTTTTCTCTTCCAGCATCGGAGGAGGATATTTCCGCGGAGCGGTAGGAAGCGAACTTTGCATAGACGAAGTGGAAGTCATCTGTGAATAATAACCCCTAAAAACAAGCAAACGATATGAAAAAATACATACTTATCCTCGTCACCCTCTTCACGCTGGGTTTCAGCACTGTACAAGCGCAACAACCCGAACACAAAGGCTTAATCTGGTCGACCCTGCACGGGCTGGAATACGAATTCAAGGCAGGAGTCAATATCGGAGGCACATCCCCCCTTCCGTTTCCTCACGAAATCAGAAGCATAGACAGCTACAAACCGGGACTTGCCATTACCATTGAAGGAAACGCCACGAAATGGGTAGATGAAGCAAAAAAATGGGGCGTAAGCGTAGGAGTACGCTTAGATAGCAAAAGCATGACTACCGAAGCCACGGTAAAAAACTACGGTATGGAAATATTAAGCGAAACCGGAGGGAAAATACAAGGACTTTGGACCGGAGGCGTAAAAACGAAAGTAAGAATGTCGCTGCTTTCCATCCCTATCCTTGCCAATTATAAAATCAGCGAACGCTGGAAACTGGTATTCGGACCTTATCTGTCATACATGATGAACGGCGACTTCAACGGGAACGTCTACGAAGGACATCTCCGCACCCCCGACGCTACCGGAAGCCGTGTCAACTTTACAGGCGACAACATCGCGACCTATGACTT
The Phocaeicola salanitronis DSM 18170 genome window above contains:
- a CDS encoding NADP-specific glutamate dehydrogenase, which encodes MNAAKVLEDLKRRFPNEPEYHQAVEEVLGTIEEEYNKHPEFDKVNLIERLCIPDRVYQFRVTWMDDKGNIQTNMGYRVQHNNAIGPYKGGIRFHSSVNLGILKFLAFEQTFKNSLTTLPMGGGKGGSDFSPRGKSNAEVMRFCQAFMLELWRHIGPETDVPAGDIGVGGREVGYMFGMYKKLTREFSGVLTGKGREFGGSLIRPEATGYGNIYFLLEMLKTRNIDIKGKTCLVSGAGNVAQYTVEKLIQLGAKVVTMSDSDGYIYDPDGIDREKLDYIMELKNLYRGRIREYAEKYGCKYVAGARPWNEKGDIALPSATQNEINGDDAKALVANGVFAVSEGANMPSTPEAIRVFQEAKILYAPGKAANAGGVSVSGLEMTQNSIKLSWSQEEVDEKLKSIMKNIHEACVKYGTEPDGYINYVKGANVAGFMKVANAMMAQGIV
- a CDS encoding PCMD domain-containing protein; translated protein: MNIRKIFAGFLLTLAVSSCIQDEALNVEAAIDDCTGENIQLASIDATHKEIEIYVLDGTDVSQQELNFTLADGATIQADETEAGDQPPYYDFSQRTLRRFTVTSEDGNTTATYVVRINKMELPTHYSFENLRATTPYHIFYLTNESGIMQWASGNPGYELSGMALDETQYPTVQGPIGYSGKCVRLTTSDTGSFGEPIGMPIAAGNLFIGSFDVQNAVIDPLGATRFGFPFTKLPVRITGWYKYKRGEVFTDEDKQVVEGETDMGDIYALLYEAPTSDYTLEGDALPLTGAINENIALMARISDMKETDEWTYFDLPFEAQNGKTIDEEGLADGKYKLAIVFSSSIGGGYFRGAVGSELCIDEVEVICE
- a CDS encoding porin family protein yields the protein MKKYILILVTLFTLGFSTVQAQQPEHKGLIWSTLHGLEYEFKAGVNIGGTSPLPFPHEIRSIDSYKPGLAITIEGNATKWVDEAKKWGVSVGVRLDSKSMTTEATVKNYGMEILSETGGKIQGLWTGGVKTKVRMSLLSIPILANYKISERWKLVFGPYLSYMMNGDFNGNVYEGHLRTPDATGSRVNFTGDNIATYDFSEDLRHFQWGLQMGGSWRAYKHLTVHADLTWGLNDIFQKDFKTITFAMYPIYLNIGFGYLF